Proteins encoded by one window of Nocardioides euryhalodurans:
- a CDS encoding lysophospholipid acyltransferase family protein, protein MLYEVVHRIIPPVARTLWRPTVEGLERVPGTGPVILASNHRSFVDSIVIPCVVPRKVVFLAKSDYFTGTGLKGAAQRAWFEGLGMLPVDRDDTKAALASLDTALDVLGRGEAFGIYPEGTRSRDGRLYRGRTGVAHLALTAGCPVVPVGLLGTEDIQPVGSNRPRLADVTVRFGEPLDFAGRFDGVPSGRARREVTDEIMAAIQELTGQEQAGAYNDRPVDA, encoded by the coding sequence GTGCTGTACGAGGTGGTGCACCGGATCATCCCTCCCGTCGCGCGCACCCTGTGGCGCCCGACGGTGGAGGGGCTGGAGCGCGTCCCCGGCACCGGTCCGGTGATCCTCGCGAGCAACCACCGCAGCTTCGTCGACAGCATCGTGATCCCGTGCGTCGTGCCGCGGAAGGTCGTCTTCCTGGCCAAGTCGGACTACTTCACCGGGACCGGCCTCAAGGGGGCGGCCCAGCGGGCGTGGTTCGAGGGGCTCGGGATGCTGCCGGTCGACCGGGACGACACCAAGGCCGCGCTCGCCAGCCTCGACACCGCGCTCGACGTGCTCGGCAGGGGCGAGGCGTTCGGGATCTACCCCGAGGGGACCCGCTCGCGCGACGGCCGGCTCTACCGCGGCCGCACGGGCGTGGCCCACCTCGCGCTCACGGCCGGCTGCCCGGTCGTCCCCGTGGGCCTCCTCGGCACCGAGGACATCCAGCCCGTGGGCTCGAACCGGCCGCGGCTGGCCGACGTGACGGTCCGCTTCGGGGAGCCGCTCGACTTCGCCGGTCGCTTCGACGGCGTGCCGTCCGGCCGCGCCCGGCGCGAGGTGACCGACGAGATCATGGCCGCGATCCAGGAGCTGACCGGCCAGGAGCAGGCCGGCGCCTACAACGACCGCCCCGTCGACGCCTGA
- a CDS encoding amidase, with amino-acid sequence MTITVESSAREQADAVRRRVISARELLDLHLTRIAERNPELTAIVSLDVQRAHEGAAAADDHLARGWPVGPLHGLPFAPKDTHDVAGWRTTYGSPLFADHVPDRDDLVVERIRRAGAVLIGRTNVPEFAAGSHTFNRVFGTTRNPVDPSRSAGGSSGGAACALATGMVPLAEGSDMGGSLRNPASFCGVVGLRPSLGRVPSWPAANQWETTSTSGPMARDVGDLALLLSVIAGPDPRVPHALGDPGQTFAPPLHGSLVGLRVGWTADLGGALEVDERVAAVVEEAGRLMVRAGAHVYAGHPDLSLADDTFRTLRAWHFQATFGDLLREHPDGLKPSLADNVRAGERLTGADVARAYQQRSALSETMRAFFEQYDLLVLPTSQVPPFPADQEFPSEVNGSPMPDYLAWMKSAYFITVTGCPAISLPAGGTPEGWPVGVQLVAPHGQDRRLLEIAAAFESARAAGV; translated from the coding sequence GTGACGATCACTGTCGAGTCCAGCGCCCGCGAGCAGGCCGACGCCGTACGCCGGCGCGTGATCTCGGCCCGGGAGCTGCTGGACCTCCACCTGACCCGGATCGCCGAGCGCAACCCGGAGCTGACCGCGATCGTGTCGCTCGACGTCCAGCGCGCCCACGAGGGTGCGGCAGCTGCGGACGACCACCTCGCGCGGGGCTGGCCGGTCGGCCCGCTGCACGGGCTGCCGTTCGCCCCGAAGGACACCCACGACGTCGCCGGGTGGCGGACGACGTACGGATCACCGCTCTTCGCCGACCACGTGCCCGACCGCGACGACCTCGTCGTGGAGCGGATCCGGCGGGCAGGGGCGGTGCTGATCGGCCGGACCAACGTGCCGGAGTTCGCGGCCGGCTCCCACACCTTCAACCGGGTCTTCGGCACCACCCGCAACCCGGTCGACCCCAGCCGCTCGGCGGGCGGGTCCAGCGGCGGCGCGGCGTGCGCCCTGGCGACCGGGATGGTCCCGCTGGCCGAGGGCTCCGACATGGGCGGCAGCCTGCGCAACCCGGCGTCGTTCTGCGGGGTCGTGGGGCTGCGGCCCTCGCTCGGGCGGGTGCCGTCGTGGCCGGCGGCCAACCAGTGGGAGACCACCTCGACCAGTGGCCCGATGGCCCGCGACGTGGGCGACCTGGCGCTGCTGCTCTCCGTGATCGCCGGACCCGACCCGCGCGTCCCGCACGCGCTGGGCGACCCCGGCCAGACGTTCGCGCCGCCGCTGCACGGCTCGCTCGTGGGGCTGCGCGTCGGGTGGACCGCCGACCTCGGTGGCGCCCTCGAGGTCGACGAGCGGGTGGCGGCCGTCGTCGAGGAGGCCGGCCGGCTGATGGTCCGCGCCGGTGCCCACGTCTACGCCGGCCACCCCGACCTGTCGCTGGCCGACGACACCTTCCGGACGCTGCGCGCCTGGCACTTCCAGGCGACCTTCGGCGACCTGCTGCGCGAGCACCCTGACGGGCTCAAGCCCTCCCTGGCCGACAACGTCCGGGCGGGAGAGCGGTTGACGGGCGCCGACGTCGCGCGGGCCTACCAGCAGCGCAGCGCGCTGTCCGAGACGATGCGGGCGTTCTTCGAGCAGTACGACCTGCTGGTGCTGCCGACCTCGCAGGTGCCGCCGTTCCCCGCGGACCAGGAGTTCCCGAGCGAGGTCAACGGCTCGCCGATGCCCGACTACCTCGCCTGGATGAAGTCGGCGTACTTCATCACGGTCACCGGCTGCCCGGCCATCTCGCTGCCTGCCGGCGGCACCCCGGAGGGGTGGCCGGTCGGCGTCCAGCTCGTCGCGCCGCACGGGCAGGACCGGCGGCTCCTCGAGATCGCCGCCGCCTTCGAGTCGGCACGCGCGGCTGGTGTCTGA
- a CDS encoding SRPBCC family protein yields MKFTGQNILHAPVAVVWDALLDPAVLVRTIPGCERLEATGENAYAMTVTAGVAAIKGTYSGSCTLSDLVPHESLVMRLDGAGAPGTIGASVQVRFSDAGEGTTAVAYDADAIVGGMVGGVGQRMLTSVSRRMAGEFFGNVDGILTGATTAPAVPGAAPGPQPAPGVYTAPAAPAVSSQGDFLTGIAVGAGLVLLGVLLGRRR; encoded by the coding sequence ATGAAGTTCACCGGCCAGAACATCCTCCACGCCCCGGTCGCGGTGGTCTGGGACGCGCTGCTCGACCCGGCGGTCCTGGTCCGCACCATCCCCGGTTGCGAGCGGCTCGAGGCGACGGGGGAGAACGCCTACGCGATGACCGTGACCGCGGGGGTCGCGGCGATCAAGGGGACCTACTCGGGGTCGTGCACCCTCTCCGACCTCGTGCCCCACGAGTCGCTGGTGATGCGGCTCGACGGGGCAGGCGCCCCGGGGACGATCGGCGCGAGCGTGCAGGTCCGGTTCTCCGACGCCGGCGAGGGGACGACCGCCGTCGCCTACGACGCCGACGCGATCGTCGGCGGCATGGTCGGCGGTGTCGGCCAGCGGATGCTCACCTCGGTCTCGAGGCGGATGGCGGGGGAGTTCTTCGGCAACGTCGACGGCATCCTCACCGGGGCCACGACCGCGCCCGCGGTGCCGGGGGCCGCCCCTGGTCCGCAGCCGGCGCCGGGCGTCTACACCGCGCCCGCCGCTCCGGCGGTGTCCTCGCAGGGCGACTTCCTGACGGGCATCGCAGTGGGCGCGGGCCTGGTCCTCCTCGGGGTGCTGCTGGGCCGTCGGCGATGA
- the cutA gene encoding aerobic carbon-monoxide dehydrogenase large subunit: MTTKLFGTRVPRVEDQRLLRGRGTYADDVLVGQRVLHAAVLRSPHAHARILDIDVSEVLDVEGVHAVWTFDDLTGPMAEPLPLLIPHPALTHGRTQFALAKDEVNHVGEAIAFVVAEDRYVAEDAVGRIRVDYEFLEPVVGIDAARAATRLVHDDVPGNVGARLEQENGDARAAIAAAPHTLSLDLTVERSACQPLEGRGTVARWDPDLGRMTVWTSTQTSTGVRGCVAAKLGLDLGQVDVITPDVGGGFGVKINHPWPEELLVPLAARILGVPVKFTEDRREHFISSAHERGQQHHVEVGFDDGGRVLGLDVQFWHDHGAYTPYGLIVPIITSTQLLGPYKPGAYRVVFESLYTNTVMVTPYRGAGRPQGCFVMERTMDAIAATLGKDRTEVRAANFIQPDEFPYDQGLVFQDGRELEYDSGDYPASLEKLKALVGWDEFEAFRAEMAAEGRRVGIGLACYVEGTGVGPYEGAHVHVETSGKVKVATGLTTQGQGHQTAFAQIVADELGVPFEMVEVTTGDTRRMPYAVGTFASRAAVMSGSAVHLAAKAAREKAFRIAAEALEASVDDLEISDGVIRVAGTDSAIDLGTVAVLSNPLRYAFDEASKAATQFSVGDPGKPPVAEDDEPGLEGKDFYSPERSTFASGMHAVIVETDPDTAEITILKYAVVHDCGHLINPMIVEGQIHGGVAQGVGGALYERMAYDESGQLLNASFMDFLMPYVTEVPAGIDIDHLETPSPLNPLGIKGAGEAGVIPSAAVFAAAIEDAEGIPITAMPISPSELFTLREAHLPEETA, from the coding sequence ATGACGACGAAGCTGTTCGGCACGAGGGTCCCGCGTGTCGAGGACCAGCGGCTGCTCCGCGGCCGCGGCACGTACGCCGACGACGTGCTGGTCGGCCAGCGCGTGCTCCACGCCGCCGTCCTCCGCTCGCCCCACGCGCACGCCCGGATCCTCGACATCGACGTCAGCGAGGTGCTCGACGTCGAGGGCGTCCACGCGGTCTGGACCTTCGACGACCTCACCGGCCCGATGGCCGAGCCGTTGCCCCTCCTCATCCCGCACCCCGCGCTCACCCACGGTCGCACCCAGTTCGCGCTCGCGAAGGACGAGGTCAACCACGTCGGCGAGGCGATCGCCTTCGTCGTCGCGGAGGACCGCTACGTCGCCGAGGACGCGGTCGGCCGGATCCGCGTCGACTACGAGTTCCTCGAGCCGGTCGTCGGCATCGACGCCGCCCGCGCCGCCACCCGGCTGGTCCACGACGACGTCCCGGGCAACGTCGGGGCCAGGCTGGAGCAGGAGAACGGCGACGCCCGCGCCGCCATCGCGGCCGCCCCCCACACGCTGAGCCTCGACCTCACCGTCGAGCGCTCGGCCTGCCAGCCGCTGGAGGGCCGCGGCACCGTCGCCCGCTGGGACCCCGACCTCGGCCGGATGACGGTGTGGACCTCCACCCAGACCTCCACCGGGGTGCGGGGATGCGTCGCCGCCAAGCTCGGGCTCGACCTGGGCCAGGTCGACGTGATCACCCCCGACGTGGGGGGCGGCTTCGGCGTCAAGATCAACCACCCGTGGCCCGAGGAGCTGCTCGTCCCCCTCGCGGCAAGGATCCTCGGCGTCCCGGTCAAGTTCACCGAGGACCGCCGCGAGCACTTCATCTCCTCCGCCCACGAGCGCGGCCAGCAGCACCACGTCGAGGTCGGGTTCGACGACGGGGGCCGCGTGCTCGGGCTCGACGTGCAGTTCTGGCACGACCACGGCGCCTACACCCCGTACGGCCTGATCGTCCCGATCATCACCTCGACCCAGCTGCTCGGCCCCTACAAGCCCGGCGCCTACCGCGTGGTCTTCGAGAGCCTCTACACCAACACCGTCATGGTCACCCCCTACCGCGGCGCGGGGCGCCCGCAGGGCTGCTTCGTCATGGAGCGGACCATGGACGCCATCGCGGCGACGCTCGGCAAGGACCGGACCGAGGTGCGGGCCGCCAACTTCATCCAGCCCGACGAGTTCCCCTACGACCAGGGGCTGGTCTTCCAGGACGGCCGCGAGCTCGAGTACGACTCGGGCGACTACCCCGCCTCCCTCGAGAAGCTCAAGGCGCTGGTCGGGTGGGACGAGTTCGAGGCGTTCCGAGCCGAGATGGCGGCCGAGGGACGGCGGGTCGGGATCGGCCTCGCCTGCTACGTCGAGGGCACCGGGGTCGGCCCCTACGAGGGCGCCCACGTGCACGTCGAGACCTCCGGCAAGGTCAAGGTCGCCACCGGCCTCACGACCCAGGGCCAGGGCCACCAGACGGCCTTCGCGCAGATCGTGGCCGACGAGCTCGGGGTGCCCTTCGAGATGGTGGAGGTGACGACCGGCGACACCCGCCGGATGCCGTACGCCGTCGGCACCTTCGCCTCCCGCGCGGCGGTGATGAGCGGCTCGGCCGTCCACCTCGCGGCGAAGGCCGCCCGGGAGAAGGCGTTCCGGATCGCGGCCGAGGCGCTCGAGGCCTCGGTCGACGACCTCGAGATCAGCGACGGCGTGATCCGGGTCGCCGGAACCGACTCCGCGATCGACCTCGGCACCGTCGCGGTGCTCTCCAACCCGTTGCGCTACGCCTTCGACGAGGCGTCCAAGGCCGCCACCCAGTTCTCGGTCGGCGACCCCGGCAAGCCCCCGGTCGCCGAGGACGACGAGCCTGGCCTGGAGGGCAAGGACTTCTACTCTCCGGAGCGGTCGACGTTCGCCTCGGGGATGCACGCGGTGATCGTCGAGACCGACCCCGACACCGCCGAGATCACCATCCTCAAGTACGCCGTCGTCCACGACTGCGGCCACCTCATCAACCCGATGATCGTGGAGGGCCAGATCCACGGCGGCGTCGCGCAGGGAGTGGGCGGCGCCCTCTACGAGCGGATGGCCTACGACGAGTCGGGCCAGCTCCTCAACGCCTCGTTCATGGACTTCCTGATGCCCTACGTCACCGAGGTGCCGGCCGGCATCGACATCGACCACCTCGAGACGCCCTCACCGCTCAACCCGCTCGGCATCAAGGGTGCGGGCGAGGCCGGCGTGATCCCGTCGGCGGCGGTGTTCGCGGCGGCGATCGAGGACGCCGAGGGCATCCCGATCACGGCGATGCCGATCTCGCCGTCGGAGCTGTTCACCCTGCGCGAGGCGCACCTCCCCGAGGAGACCGCATGA
- a CDS encoding (2Fe-2S)-binding protein, protein MTEEVHDVRLQVNGATHAVTVPARRLLSDALRHDCGLTGTHVGCEHGVCGACTVLMDGRPVRSCLVLAVSAEDTEVTTVEGLAEDTGEDDTVLSPVQQAFSDCHGLQCGFCTPGFLTTITAGLRANPDPTEDEARDMIAGNLCRCTGYQNIVKAVLRAAELTREGR, encoded by the coding sequence ATGACCGAGGAGGTCCATGACGTACGGCTGCAGGTCAACGGCGCCACCCACGCGGTGACCGTGCCGGCGCGACGACTGCTCTCCGACGCGCTGCGCCACGACTGCGGGCTCACCGGCACCCACGTCGGCTGCGAGCACGGCGTCTGCGGCGCCTGCACGGTCCTCATGGACGGGCGCCCGGTCCGCTCCTGCCTGGTGCTCGCGGTCTCCGCGGAGGACACCGAGGTCACCACCGTCGAAGGGCTCGCAGAAGACACGGGGGAGGACGACACCGTCCTCTCGCCGGTCCAGCAGGCGTTCTCCGACTGCCACGGCCTGCAGTGCGGCTTCTGCACCCCGGGATTCCTCACCACCATCACCGCCGGGCTGCGCGCCAACCCCGACCCCACCGAGGACGAGGCCCGGGACATGATCGCCGGCAACCTCTGCCGCTGCACCGGCTACCAGAACATCGTCAAGGCCGTGCTGCGTGCCGCCGAGCTCACCCGGGAGGGCCGATGA
- a CDS encoding FAD binding domain-containing protein, protein MKPAPFAYRRPETVEEALEALAREPGAKVLAGGQSLVPLLSMRLASPGTLVDVNRLPGLDQVTVSDDEVRVGALVRHADLLAHAPAGERQPLLAMALAHVAHATIRNRGTTVGSIVHADAAAEMPTVLALLGGSVEVASVRGRRTIAAADLFAGPLESTIAADELALSAGFPVLGPGEGVGFAEVARRHGDYALCGVAGLVRVEDDAVTEARLGYLSVADVPTVVDVTGCDPAEAAARALERIEPGDDIHASAAYRAQLVKVLTRRVLTAATDDARSRDARRTG, encoded by the coding sequence GTGAAGCCCGCTCCTTTCGCCTACCGGCGCCCGGAGACGGTCGAGGAGGCCCTCGAGGCCCTCGCCCGTGAACCGGGGGCCAAGGTGCTGGCGGGCGGTCAGAGCCTGGTGCCGCTGCTGTCGATGCGGCTGGCGTCGCCCGGGACGCTGGTCGACGTCAACCGGCTGCCCGGGCTCGACCAGGTCACGGTGTCCGACGACGAGGTCCGGGTCGGGGCGCTGGTCCGCCACGCCGACCTGCTCGCCCACGCCCCGGCGGGGGAGCGGCAGCCACTGCTCGCGATGGCGCTCGCCCACGTCGCCCACGCGACGATCCGCAACCGCGGCACCACCGTCGGGTCGATCGTCCACGCCGACGCCGCCGCCGAGATGCCGACGGTGCTGGCCCTCCTCGGCGGCTCGGTCGAGGTGGCCTCCGTGCGCGGGCGCCGGACCATCGCCGCAGCCGACCTGTTCGCCGGGCCGCTCGAGTCGACGATCGCCGCCGACGAGCTGGCGCTGTCGGCCGGCTTCCCGGTGCTCGGCCCGGGGGAGGGCGTCGGCTTCGCCGAGGTCGCCAGGCGCCACGGCGACTACGCCCTCTGCGGAGTGGCCGGGCTGGTGCGGGTCGAGGACGACGCCGTGACCGAGGCCAGGCTCGGCTACCTCTCGGTCGCCGACGTGCCGACGGTCGTCGACGTGACCGGCTGCGACCCGGCCGAGGCCGCCGCGCGGGCACTCGAGCGGATCGAGCCGGGCGACGACATCCACGCGAGCGCTGCCTACCGCGCCCAGCTGGTGAAGGTCCTCACCCGCCGGGTGCTGACGGCCGCCACCGACGACGCGAGGTCCCGAGACGCGAGGAGGACTGGATGA
- a CDS encoding uracil-xanthine permease family protein yields the protein MSMFKWEVVDPAPGEAVAPHQRLAWGKTVGLGAQHVVAMFGATFVFPLIMGLNANLAIMMSGIATICFLLIVKGAVPSYLGTSASFVGGAAAIYAQGGGPADVTGAIMVSGVVLAVVGVAIHFAGPGFVNTLLPPVVTGAVVMLIGFNLARVATGIYMPADRWVALITMVAVILMAVGLRGFLGRIAIFLGLLFGFLLSLLFDVLGVPGVEGDRVDWTNVKAADWFGFPPHTVDGLIGNQSPFGGANNMAEVGWHLPNLSLTFTLLALPAVIALVAENMGHVKAVSGMTGTDLDPVMGRAVAADGVGTALASAVGGSPTTTYAENIGVMAATRVYSTAAYFVAAVVAILFGFVPKFGALVATTPSGVLAGITLVLYGMIGLLGAKIWVENQVNFANPVNLVPTAAGLTMGIGLADNAFFNITDDFPLGGIAMGTVIIVFGYHLARAIAPSDAEGTMMAVGRTGAHSDEQPPSPGRRAKED from the coding sequence ATGTCGATGTTCAAGTGGGAGGTCGTCGATCCCGCACCCGGTGAGGCCGTTGCTCCTCACCAGCGCCTGGCCTGGGGGAAGACCGTCGGACTGGGCGCCCAGCACGTCGTCGCCATGTTCGGCGCGACCTTCGTCTTCCCGCTCATCATGGGCCTGAACGCCAACCTCGCGATCATGATGAGCGGCATCGCGACCATCTGCTTCCTGCTGATCGTGAAGGGTGCGGTGCCGAGCTACCTCGGCACCTCTGCGTCCTTCGTCGGCGGCGCCGCCGCCATCTACGCCCAGGGCGGCGGCCCGGCCGACGTGACCGGCGCGATCATGGTGTCCGGAGTCGTGCTGGCGGTCGTCGGTGTGGCGATCCACTTCGCCGGACCCGGCTTCGTCAACACCCTGCTGCCCCCCGTGGTGACGGGCGCCGTCGTCATGCTGATCGGCTTCAACCTGGCGCGGGTGGCGACGGGAATCTACATGCCGGCCGACCGCTGGGTCGCGCTGATCACGATGGTCGCGGTGATCCTGATGGCAGTGGGCCTGCGTGGCTTCCTCGGCCGGATCGCGATCTTCCTCGGCCTGCTCTTCGGGTTCCTGCTCTCGCTGCTCTTCGACGTCCTGGGCGTGCCGGGAGTCGAAGGCGACCGCGTCGACTGGACCAACGTCAAGGCGGCCGACTGGTTCGGCTTCCCTCCCCACACCGTCGATGGGCTCATCGGCAACCAGTCGCCCTTCGGGGGCGCCAACAACATGGCGGAGGTGGGTTGGCACCTTCCCAACCTCTCCCTCACCTTCACCCTGCTCGCGTTGCCGGCCGTGATCGCCCTGGTGGCCGAGAACATGGGGCACGTCAAGGCGGTGTCCGGCATGACCGGCACCGACCTCGACCCGGTGATGGGCCGGGCGGTGGCCGCCGACGGTGTCGGCACCGCGCTCGCCTCGGCCGTCGGAGGGTCGCCGACCACGACGTACGCCGAGAACATCGGTGTCATGGCGGCCACCCGCGTCTACTCGACCGCTGCCTACTTCGTCGCCGCTGTCGTGGCGATCCTCTTCGGCTTCGTGCCCAAGTTCGGAGCCCTGGTCGCGACCACACCGTCCGGCGTCCTGGCCGGCATCACCCTCGTGCTCTACGGGATGATCGGCCTGCTGGGCGCCAAGATCTGGGTCGAGAACCAGGTGAACTTCGCCAATCCGGTGAACCTGGTCCCCACGGCCGCGGGTCTGACGATGGGCATCGGCCTGGCTGACAACGCGTTCTTCAACATCACCGACGACTTCCCGCTGGGCGGCATCGCCATGGGTACCGTCATCATCGTGTTCGGCTACCACCTCGCCCGGGCCATCGCCCCGAGCGACGCCGAGGGCACGATGATGGCCGTCGGCCGCACCGGGGCCCACTCCGACGAGCAGCCGCCATCTCCCGGACGCCGCGCCAAGGAGGACTGA
- a CDS encoding cysteine hydrolase — MAGSARHDWRIEEREYERHRARRGRRHAFESVDPSTTALVVVDLVDFFFATGNPYLHGIVPQVNTLAGGVREAGGVVAWVVPGETEPTAVQRELYGAEAAETYARSGGSGVVRDRVWHELDIDDSDLFAEKTAASAFFPGASDLPARLGERGIETVVVAGTVTNVCVEATVRDASTLGHRVILVADACAAVRDRDHNATLHTVYRTFGDVRTTAEVLGLLRGQVAPDD, encoded by the coding sequence ATGGCAGGGTCGGCGCGGCACGACTGGCGCATCGAGGAGCGGGAGTACGAGCGTCACCGCGCCCGCCGCGGCCGGCGGCACGCCTTCGAGTCCGTCGACCCGTCGACGACGGCCCTGGTCGTGGTCGACCTCGTGGACTTCTTCTTCGCTACCGGCAATCCGTACCTCCACGGCATCGTGCCCCAGGTCAACACGCTCGCCGGCGGCGTCCGAGAGGCAGGCGGGGTCGTCGCGTGGGTGGTCCCGGGTGAGACGGAGCCGACGGCGGTGCAGCGCGAGCTCTACGGCGCGGAGGCGGCAGAGACGTACGCCAGGTCTGGCGGGAGCGGTGTCGTCCGCGACCGCGTGTGGCACGAGCTGGACATCGACGACTCCGACCTGTTCGCCGAGAAGACGGCAGCGAGCGCATTCTTCCCGGGGGCCAGCGACCTGCCCGCCCGGCTGGGTGAGCGCGGCATCGAGACCGTGGTCGTGGCCGGCACGGTGACCAACGTGTGCGTGGAGGCCACCGTGCGCGACGCGTCGACCCTCGGCCACCGGGTCATCCTCGTGGCTGACGCGTGCGCCGCCGTCCGCGACCGCGACCACAACGCCACGCTCCACACCGTCTACCGCACCTTCGGCGACGTACGCACGACGGCAGAGGTCCTCGGGCTGCTCCGGGGACAGGTCGCGCCGGACGACTGA
- a CDS encoding VOC family protein has protein sequence MRSVELFAGIPVTDYERSLPWYERLLGSPPDFLATETEAVWQVAGQGWVYVVQRPERAGQALLTMLVPDLDRRVAEIAGRGIEPAVSETYDNGTRKVTYRDPDGNEVGFGGVPGG, from the coding sequence ATGAGGTCCGTGGAGCTCTTCGCCGGCATCCCGGTGACCGACTACGAGCGGTCGCTGCCGTGGTACGAGCGCCTCCTCGGATCCCCACCCGACTTCCTCGCCACCGAGACCGAGGCCGTGTGGCAGGTGGCCGGGCAGGGGTGGGTCTACGTCGTGCAACGACCCGAGCGCGCCGGCCAGGCGCTCCTCACGATGCTGGTGCCCGACCTCGACCGCAGGGTCGCCGAGATCGCCGGGCGGGGGATCGAGCCGGCCGTCTCGGAGACCTATGACAACGGCACCCGCAAGGTCACCTACCGCGACCCAGACGGCAACGAGGTCGGCTTCGGCGGCGTGCCCGGCGGGTGA
- a CDS encoding maleylpyruvate isomerase family mycothiol-dependent enzyme, which translates to MGDVWPWVHAEREALVRDLDGRTAEEWERPSLCEGWTVHDVVSHLLDTALTTRLGFVLGLARARLDFDRQNARGVRRQRGDSPQDTLARFRRVVGRTSTPPAPLDSRLVEAIVHGEDVRRPLGLIGDYPQAAVRRALRLQARTPSSFGGARELVAQVRLVAVDADVAVGTGPEVHGPVLSLLLVATGRSIALDDLDGPGLAALGSVVG; encoded by the coding sequence GTGGGCGACGTCTGGCCGTGGGTGCACGCGGAGCGCGAGGCCCTGGTCAGGGACCTCGACGGCCGCACGGCCGAGGAGTGGGAGCGACCGTCGCTCTGCGAGGGATGGACGGTGCACGACGTGGTGTCCCACCTGCTCGACACGGCACTGACGACCCGGCTCGGCTTCGTCCTCGGGCTGGCCCGGGCGCGCCTCGACTTCGACCGCCAGAACGCGCGCGGTGTCCGGCGGCAGCGGGGCGACTCCCCGCAGGACACGTTGGCCCGCTTCCGCCGGGTCGTGGGACGCACCTCCACCCCGCCGGCACCGTTGGACAGCCGGCTGGTCGAGGCGATCGTCCACGGCGAGGACGTCCGTCGCCCGCTGGGCCTCATCGGCGACTACCCGCAGGCCGCCGTCCGCCGGGCGCTGCGCCTGCAGGCGCGGACTCCCTCGTCGTTCGGCGGTGCCCGCGAGCTCGTGGCGCAGGTGCGGCTGGTGGCCGTCGACGCCGACGTCGCGGTCGGCACCGGCCCGGAGGTGCACGGGCCGGTGCTCTCGCTGCTGCTGGTCGCGACGGGCCGGTCGATCGCGCTCGACGACCTCGACGGTCCCGGGCTCGCGGCGCTGGGCAGCGTGGTGGGATGA